The following are encoded in a window of Panicum virgatum strain AP13 chromosome 5N, P.virgatum_v5, whole genome shotgun sequence genomic DNA:
- the LOC120672601 gene encoding exocyst complex component SEC15B-like, with amino-acid sequence MRRKLPGDAPPAAGGGHAPSASAPSEADLAQLSAAIAAGEDLGPFVRRAFACGRPEPLLASLRAAVRDREAEIEELCRAHFHDFIRAVDDLRSLLADADALKGSLSASHSALLSSAAPLLASLESFLAARSLAGNLSSALASSRRCVRLLALAARANAHLQAGNHGLYLALRAVDAIDRDLASGPEPLPLPTLRRMLLSVVPAVRAHAEREISREFSDWMVSIRAASRHLGQVAIGRSAAARQRQEELRSKHRPLEECITLDDDGVGDLDDFAAAAATADAADGAAAASFDLTPLYRAMHIHQTLALGERFKKYYLENRKLQLTSDFDVIAATPFLESHQVFFSQIAGFFIVEDRVFRTGGGLTSRPDVDALWDAAVGKMVSVMEDNFSRMQTANHLLLITDYAALLSATLRRYGYPVGMLLDVLAKHRDKYHDLLLADCRRQVAEALAADKFDQMLMRKEYEYSMNVLAFGIQSSDITPAFPYVAPFSCTVPDICRIVRSFIEDSVSFMAHGGGGDTYAAVKKYLGRILSEVVDASIQKLVDSGSGLSVSQAMQVAANMSVMERACEFFTRHAAQLCGVPLRAVERGRHDFPLRRSRDAAEALLLRLLRAKADEFMRQSDGVNWMADDPPPGGNEYANEVIIYLETLTSTAQQILPLPVLRRVLVAVLAHISERIVDLFLNDSVKRFNANAVTGIDTDLKMFEAFAEGMSSLFEDSDQESVKNEMKAALVEARQLVNLLMSNSPETFLNPVIREKNYNKLDYRKVAIISEKFRDTSESYFSTFGTRGARQNPKKKSLDTLIKRLREAS; translated from the coding sequence ATGCGGCGCAAGCTccccggcgacgcgccgccggcggcgggcggcggacaCGCGCCGTCCGCCTCCGCACCGTCCGAGGCGGACCTCGCGCAGCTCTCCGCCGCCATCGCGGCTGGGGAGGACCTGGGCCCCTTCGTGCGCCGGGCGTTCGCGTGCGGCCGCCCCGAGCCGCTGCTCGCCTCGCTCCGTGCCGCGGTGCGGGACCGGGAGGCCGAGATCGAGGAGCTCTGCCGCGCCCACTTCCACGACTTCATCCGCGCCGTCGACGACCTCCGCTCcctcctcgccgacgccgacgcgctcAAGGGCTCCCTCTCGGCGTCCCACTCCGCGCTCCTGTCCTCGGCGGCCCCGctgctcgcctcgctcgagtccttcctcgccgcgcgctcgctcgcggGGAACCTCTCCTCCGCCCtcgcctcctcccgccgctgcgTACGGCTGCTCGCGCTCGCGGCGCGGGCGAACGCGCACCTCCAGGCCGGCAACCACGGGCTCTACCTCGCGCTGCGCGCCGTCGACGCCATCGACCGTGATCTCGCCTCGGGGCCCGAGCCGCTGCCGCTCCCCACGCTCCGCCGCATGCTGCTCAGCGTCGTCCCTGCCGTGCGCGCCCACGCCGAGCGGGAGATCTCCAGGGAGTTCTCCGACTGGATGGTCAGCATCCGCGCTGCGTCGAGGCACCTTGGTCAGGTGGCCATTGGCCGCTCGGCTGCTGCCAGGCAGCGCCAGGAGGAGCTCCGCTCCAAGCACCGCCCACTGGAGGAGTGCATCACTCTGGATGACGATGGAGTTGGTGACCTCGATGATTTTGCAGCAGCCGCGGCAACAGCTGATGCTGCAGAtggtgctgctgcagcctcgtTTGATCTTACACCACTCTACCGAGCTATGCATATACACCAGACGCTGGCGCTGGGTGAGCGGTTCAAGAAGTACTACCTGGAGAACAGGAAGCTGCAGCTGACTTCAGACTTTGATGTCATTGCGGCGACGCCATTCCTCGAGTCCCACCAGGTGTTTTTCTCACAGATTGCTGGGTTCTTTATTGTTGAGGACCGGGTGTTTAGAACAGGGGGTGGGCTCACATCTCGGCCAGATGTAGATGCACTCTGGGATGCTGCCGTGGGGAAGATGGTCTCTGTGATGGAGGACAACTTCTCCAGGATGCAGACAGCAAACCACTTGCTTCTCATAACTGATTATGCTGCTTTACTTTCTGCCACATTGCGGCGGTATGGTTATCCAGTAGGGATGCTGCTTGATGTGCTGGCTAAGCACAGAGATAAGTACCATGATTTGCTACTTGCAGATTGCCGTAGGCAGGTGGCGGAGGCACTGGCTGCTGATAAGTTTGATCAGATGCTCATGAGAAAGGAGTATGAGTACTCAATGAATGTTCTTGCATTTGGAATTCAGAGCTCGGACATCACCCCAGCTTTCCCATATGTTGCTCCATTCTCATGCACTGTCCCAGACATTTGCCGCATTGTTCGTTCATTCATTGAAGATTCTGTGAGCTTCATGGCacatggtggtggtggggaCACCTATGCAGCTGTGAAAAAGTACCTTGGTCGGATCCTCTCTGAGGTGGTGGATGCCTCGATTCAGAAGCTTGTGGATTCAGGCAGTGGTCTAAGTGTGTCCCAGGCAATGCAGGTTGCTGCTAACATGTCTGTCATGGAGCGGGCATGTGAGTTTTTCACACGCCATGCTGCTCAACTGTGTGGTGTGCCGTTGCGTGCCGTGGAGCGTGGTCGGCATGACTTCCCACTTCGCAGGTCGCGCGATGCTGCGGAGGCGCTCCTGCTGCGATTATTGCGTGCCAAGGCTGATGAGTTCATGAGGCAATCTGATGGTGTCAACTGGATGGCTGATGACCCTCCACCCGGCGGCAACGAGTATGCGAACGAGGTCATCATCTATCTTGAGACGCTCACATCAACTGCGCAGCAGATCCTCCCTCTTCCTGTGCTCCGCCGTGTACTTGTGGCAGTGCTTGCCCACATCTCGGAGAGGATTGTTGATCTCTTCCTTAATGATTCAGTAAAGCGTTTCAATGCGAATGCAGTCACTGGTATAGATACCGATCTCAAAATGTTTGAGGCGTTTGCAGAGGGCATGTCCAGCCTATTTGAGGACTCCGATCAAGAGTCTGTGAAAAATGAAATGAAGGCTGCACTTGTGGAAGCAAGGCAGCTGGTAAATCTTCTTATGAGCAATAGTCCAGAGACATTCCTAAATCCAGTGATCCGTGAAAAGAACTACAACAAGCTAGATTATAGAAAGGTTGCAATCATCTCAGAGAAGTTTAGGGATACATCAGAGAGTTATTTCTCAACATTCGGAACAAGGGGTGCCAGGCAGAACCCAAAGAAGAAATCTCTGGATACCCTGATCAAGAGGCTCAGAGAAGCCAGCTAG